The Lycium barbarum isolate Lr01 chromosome 9, ASM1917538v2, whole genome shotgun sequence genome has a segment encoding these proteins:
- the LOC132610351 gene encoding uncharacterized protein LOC132610351 encodes MVEDMFGGWEYRSNHAAHYNGRFNATFVYAFNQKEDRKELWNYLMQLNLRSIPWVVLGDFNAVLHAEDRIGGTPVTYAEIMDFQLCLDTCGLVELPTNGGKYTWTDNQDERIFSRIDWVFVNGEWIDDMPYCRENILPAGVSDHCPIVVQMVKQIKKTRLAFKFCNVWCQHPYFHKVVEDGWCTDIAGYRMFQVVQKLKRLKQNLKQLHRQHFSNIVQEAKNDRIAMLQCQERLLANPTDAHIQQEEKSLRLKYSQSAKLSELFLLQRSKATWIKLGDDNTKYFFSLIKQRKLIQSVCQIQD; translated from the exons ATGGTGGAAGACATGTTTGGAGGATGGGAGTATAGGAGCAACCATGCTGCCCATTATAATGGAAG ATTTAATGCAACTTTCGTATATGCCTTTAACCAAAAAGAAGATAGGAAGGAATTGTGGAACTACTTAATGCAGTTGAATCTGAGGTCTATCCCATGGGTGGTATTAGGGGATTTTAATGCGGTGTTGCATGCTGAGGACAGAATTGGTGGTACCCCGGTCACATATGCcgaaattatggattttcaacTTTGCTTGGATACTTGTGGACTAGTGGAGCTCCCAACTAATGGGGGTAAATACACATGGACGGATAATCAAGATGAAAGAATTTTTTCCCGAATCGACTGGGTGTTTGTAAATGGGGAGTGGATCGATGATATGCCGTACTGTAGAGAAAACATCCTCCCAGCAGGTGTAAGTGACCACTGTCCCATTGTGGTCCAAATGGTGAAGCAGATTAAAAAGACTAGACTTGCATTTAAGTTCTGTAATGTTTGGtgtcaacatccatattttcacaaGGTTGTTGAAGATGGTTGGTGCACAGATATAGCAGGGTATAGAATGTTTCAAGTGGTTCAAAAATTGAAGAGGTTGAAACAGAACCTCAAACAGCTGCATCGTCAACATTTTAGCAACATTGTTCAGGAGGCAAAAAATGATAGGATAGCCATGCTACAGTGCCAGGAGAGACTACTTGCAAATCCTACTGATGCTCACATACAACAAGAGGAGAAAAGCCTTAGATTGAAGTATAGTCAGTCTGCTAAACTTTCAGAACTGTTCTTGCTCCAAAGAAGTAAAGCTACCTGGATAAAGTTAGGAGACGACAacacaaaatattttttctcCTTAATCAAACAAAGAAAATTGATACAATCAGTGTGCCAAATTCAAGATTAG